A genome region from Candidatus Hydrogenedentota bacterium includes the following:
- a CDS encoding O-antigen ligase family protein yields the protein MDTAATQSRENLPVRGRMGAPLGVFLLVAGAFIAMEHDYAGPKKFEMLVKAQSIEEFANLEQQLFQPRAWRQAGGLALGAFGLFHLLRRRRAGDTTVGFLAVLLLFFAGWSVLSLTWADDPALSFRRVALFALLALGAAGVAQRLTPRQILWLAALWSGAFLLLALGVEVAQGAFQPLKAGYRFAGTIHPNAQAVNCAILFLAAVHLMRGAQRGRMLLLLLAAAAIVFLYLTRSRTAFASVVAVLLVQWGIIQSRSMKVTLASAALLFAVFFLLLSDVLWPVAQRGIAMGREDASATTGTLTGRRQLWDQCLDFAAERPVLGYGYGCFWNESRSGAIIEKQGWPISHAHNAYLDVALDLGPAAAVAFVLILIAGITVAIAYSRVTGASEYAFFAMVLLFCALNGLLESVAIQRGQLTFLAMVILVRLAFFKAPDEAGVPGMTEQGSVVLSGKERMA from the coding sequence ATGGATACAGCCGCAACCCAATCGCGTGAAAATCTGCCGGTGCGCGGACGGATGGGGGCGCCGCTTGGCGTGTTCCTGCTGGTGGCGGGCGCGTTTATCGCTATGGAACACGATTACGCGGGGCCGAAGAAGTTCGAGATGCTTGTGAAAGCTCAAAGCATCGAGGAATTCGCGAACCTGGAGCAACAACTGTTCCAGCCCCGGGCGTGGCGGCAGGCAGGCGGCCTGGCGCTGGGCGCTTTTGGTTTGTTCCATTTGTTGCGGCGCCGCCGCGCAGGGGACACCACCGTCGGTTTCCTTGCGGTGCTGCTGCTCTTTTTCGCGGGTTGGTCGGTGCTGAGCCTGACCTGGGCGGATGACCCCGCGCTTTCGTTTCGGCGCGTCGCGCTATTCGCGCTGCTGGCGCTGGGCGCGGCGGGTGTGGCACAGCGGCTGACGCCGCGTCAGATTCTCTGGCTCGCGGCATTGTGGAGCGGCGCTTTTCTCCTTCTGGCGCTGGGCGTCGAGGTGGCGCAGGGCGCGTTTCAACCGTTGAAGGCGGGCTACCGTTTCGCGGGGACCATCCATCCGAATGCGCAGGCGGTGAACTGCGCCATCTTGTTTCTGGCGGCGGTGCACTTGATGCGCGGCGCGCAACGAGGCCGGATGCTCTTGTTGTTGCTTGCCGCCGCCGCGATTGTGTTCCTTTACCTGACACGTTCGCGCACGGCTTTCGCGAGCGTGGTCGCCGTGCTGCTGGTGCAGTGGGGCATCATCCAATCGCGTTCGATGAAAGTGACGCTGGCGAGCGCCGCGCTCCTGTTCGCCGTATTCTTCCTGCTGCTCAGCGATGTGTTGTGGCCGGTCGCGCAGCGCGGTATCGCGATGGGCCGCGAAGACGCGAGCGCGACAACGGGCACGCTGACGGGGCGGCGTCAACTCTGGGACCAATGCCTGGATTTCGCGGCGGAGCGCCCCGTGCTCGGCTATGGCTACGGCTGTTTCTGGAATGAGTCGCGGTCTGGCGCGATTATCGAGAAGCAAGGGTGGCCGATATCCCATGCGCACAACGCCTATCTCGATGTGGCCCTTGACCTGGGGCCGGCCGCGGCGGTGGCCTTTGTCTTGATCCTGATCGCGGGGATTACGGTGGCGATTGCGTACTCGCGCGTGACGGGCGCTTCCGAATACGCCTTTTTTGCGATGGTGCTCTTGTTCTGCGCGCTCAATGGATTGCTCGAAAGCGTGGCTATCCAGCGCGGTCAGCTCACGTTTCTCGCCATGGTGATCCTGGTGCGGCTGGCTTTCTTCAAGGCGCCGGATGAGGCCGGCGTGCCCGGCATGACCGAGCAGGGCTCCGTTGTTCTGTCCGGCAAGGAGCGCATGGCCTGA